The proteins below are encoded in one region of Micromonospora sp. DSM 45708:
- the ahcY gene encoding adenosylhomocysteinase, giving the protein MTSTLPAAPSGAPSGARPSTLAEGDYKVADLSLAEFGRKEIRLAEHEMPGLMAIRREFADAQPLAGARITGSLHMTVQTAVLIETLVALGAQVRWASCNIFSTQDHAAAAIVVGPEGTPEAPAGVPVYAWKGETLPEYWWCTEQVLAWPDGQGPNMILDDGGDATLLVHKGAEFEKAGVVPPVESADSEEYAVILGLLHRSLGEDNQRWTRIAAGIKGVTEETTTGVHRLYEMHRAGTLLFPAINVNDSVTKSKFDNKYGCRHSLIDGINRATDVLIGGKMAVVMGYGDVGKGCAESLRGQGARVVVTEVDPICALQAAMDGYQVATLDDVVEQADIFITATGCFDVITNEHMARMKHQAIVGNIGHFDNEIDMAGLAKRSDVTRENIKPQVDVWRFDDGHAIIVLSEGRLLNLGNATGHPSFVMSNSFANQTIAQIELFTKTDEYPIGVYVLPKLLDEKVARLHLDALGAKLTTLSKEQASYLGVSQEGPFKPEHYRY; this is encoded by the coding sequence ATGACCAGCACGCTTCCGGCGGCCCCCAGCGGCGCGCCGTCCGGCGCCCGGCCGAGCACCCTCGCCGAGGGCGACTACAAGGTGGCGGATCTGTCGCTCGCCGAGTTCGGGCGCAAGGAGATCCGGCTCGCGGAGCACGAGATGCCCGGCCTGATGGCGATCCGGCGGGAGTTCGCCGACGCCCAGCCGCTCGCGGGCGCCCGCATCACCGGGTCGCTGCACATGACCGTCCAGACCGCCGTCCTGATCGAGACCCTGGTCGCGCTCGGCGCGCAGGTCCGCTGGGCGTCCTGCAACATCTTCTCCACCCAGGACCACGCCGCCGCGGCCATCGTGGTCGGCCCCGAGGGCACCCCGGAGGCGCCGGCCGGCGTCCCGGTCTACGCCTGGAAGGGCGAGACGCTGCCGGAGTACTGGTGGTGCACCGAGCAGGTGCTCGCCTGGCCGGACGGGCAGGGCCCGAACATGATCCTCGACGACGGCGGCGACGCCACGCTGCTGGTGCACAAGGGCGCCGAGTTCGAGAAGGCCGGTGTCGTGCCGCCGGTCGAGTCGGCCGACTCCGAGGAGTACGCGGTCATCCTCGGCCTGCTGCACCGCTCGCTCGGCGAGGACAACCAGCGCTGGACCCGGATCGCCGCCGGCATCAAGGGCGTCACCGAGGAGACCACCACCGGCGTGCACCGGCTCTACGAGATGCACCGTGCCGGCACGCTGCTCTTCCCGGCCATCAACGTCAACGACTCGGTGACCAAGAGCAAGTTCGACAACAAGTACGGCTGCCGCCACTCGCTCATCGACGGCATCAACCGCGCCACCGACGTGCTGATCGGCGGCAAGATGGCCGTCGTCATGGGCTACGGCGACGTGGGCAAGGGCTGCGCCGAGTCGCTGCGCGGCCAGGGCGCCCGGGTCGTGGTGACCGAGGTCGACCCGATCTGCGCGCTCCAGGCGGCGATGGACGGCTACCAGGTCGCCACGCTCGACGACGTGGTCGAGCAGGCCGACATCTTCATCACCGCGACCGGCTGCTTCGACGTGATCACCAACGAGCACATGGCCCGGATGAAGCACCAGGCCATCGTCGGCAACATCGGTCACTTCGACAACGAGATCGACATGGCCGGCCTGGCGAAGCGCAGCGACGTCACCCGGGAGAACATCAAGCCGCAGGTCGACGTGTGGCGCTTCGACGACGGCCACGCCATCATCGTGCTCTCCGAGGGCCGCCTGCTGAACCTGGGCAACGCGACCGGGCACCCGAGCTTCGTGATGTCGAACTCGTTCGCCAATCAGACCATCGCGCAGATCGAGCTGTTCACCAAGACCGACGAGTACCCGATCGGCGTCTACGTGCTGCCCAAGCTCCTGGACGAGAAGGTGGCCCGGCTGCACCTGGACGCGCTCGGCGCCAAGCTGACCACGCTCTCCAAGGAGCAGGCGTCCTACCTGGGCGTCTCGCAGGAGGGCCCGTTCAAGCCGGAGCACTACCGCTACTGA
- the manA gene encoding mannose-6-phosphate isomerase, class I, whose protein sequence is MELLQGRIRDYAWGSRTAIAGLQGRAVPSDGPEAELWLGAHPGAPATVDRDGRPVSLTELLVAEPGHWLGERLVGRFGTRLPFLLKVLAADAPLSLQAHPDAEQARAGHAADTGRVNYVDPYHKPELLVALSEFDALCGFRDPAESAAVIAGFGVPALAPVVAALRSGPAGLREAVRALLSWPESERAGLVAAVLAAATAGPASAEAALVRVLAAGYPTDPGVVVALLLNRVRLAPGEGIWMPAGNLHAYLRGTGVEIMAASDNVLRGGLTSKRIDVDELLRVLRFEVLADPVLRPEPVAPGVSTWPVPVEDFALHRVVVGAAAREVRFTRPGPRVVLCGAGELTVDDGVGVVTLAAGRSAVGTAAGGPLVLTGEGEAFVATCGLC, encoded by the coding sequence ATGGAGTTGTTGCAGGGCCGGATCCGGGACTACGCCTGGGGCTCGCGGACCGCGATCGCCGGGTTGCAGGGCCGGGCGGTGCCGAGCGACGGGCCGGAGGCCGAGCTGTGGCTGGGCGCCCACCCGGGCGCCCCGGCCACTGTCGACCGGGACGGCCGCCCGGTGAGTCTGACCGAGCTGCTGGTGGCCGAGCCGGGGCACTGGCTGGGCGAGCGCCTGGTCGGCCGGTTCGGCACCCGGCTGCCGTTCCTGCTGAAGGTGCTGGCCGCCGACGCGCCGCTGAGCCTCCAGGCGCATCCGGACGCCGAGCAGGCCCGCGCCGGGCACGCGGCCGACACCGGGCGGGTCAACTACGTCGACCCGTACCACAAGCCGGAGCTGCTGGTGGCGCTCTCCGAGTTCGACGCGCTCTGCGGCTTCCGGGACCCGGCCGAGTCGGCGGCGGTGATCGCCGGGTTCGGCGTACCCGCGTTGGCGCCGGTGGTGGCGGCGTTGCGCAGCGGGCCGGCGGGCCTGCGGGAGGCCGTACGCGCGCTGTTGAGCTGGCCGGAGTCGGAGCGTGCCGGGTTGGTGGCGGCCGTGCTGGCGGCGGCGACCGCCGGGCCGGCGTCGGCGGAGGCCGCGCTGGTCCGCGTGCTCGCGGCCGGTTATCCGACCGACCCGGGTGTGGTGGTGGCGCTGCTGCTGAACCGGGTGCGGCTGGCGCCCGGCGAGGGGATCTGGATGCCGGCCGGCAACCTGCACGCCTACCTGCGCGGCACCGGTGTGGAGATCATGGCGGCGAGCGACAACGTGCTGCGCGGCGGGTTGACCTCGAAGCGGATCGACGTGGACGAGCTGCTGCGGGTGCTCCGGTTCGAGGTGCTGGCCGATCCGGTGCTCCGGCCGGAGCCGGTGGCGCCCGGTGTGTCGACCTGGCCGGTGCCGGTGGAGGATTTCGCGTTGCACCGGGTGGTGGTGGGTGCCGCGGCGCGGGAGGTGCGGTTCACGCGGCCCGGTCCGCGGGTGGTGCTCTGCGGTGCCGGCGAGCTGACCGTGGACGACGGGGTCGGCGTGGTGACGTTGGCCGCCGGCCGGTCCGCGGTCGGCACCGCCGCCGGCGGTCCGCTGGTGCTCACCGGCGAGGGCGAGGCGTTCGTGGCGACCTGCGGCCTGTGCTGA
- a CDS encoding cation diffusion facilitator family transporter, with translation MSANGGNKAIVAALAANLGIAVTKFIAFLLTGSSSMLAESIHSVADSGNQGLLLIGGRRAKREATPQHPFGYGRERYIYAFIVAIVLFSLGGLFALYEAYHKASDPHPIESWQWVPVVVLLAAIVMEGFSFRTAIKESNLVRGKQTWVRFIRRAKAPELPVVLLEDFGALVGLVFALFGVGMTLATGNGMWDAAGTAMIGVLLVIIAITLAVETKSLLLGEGAERSELAKIEQAVTGGPEVERIIHMKTLYLGPEELMVAAKIAVPACESAEELARGINAVEARIRREVPIARVIYLEPDIYSAAAERAGTGQAADTAVPEAATEHAGGTEVTADEVAGRPGS, from the coding sequence ATGAGCGCAAACGGGGGCAACAAGGCGATCGTCGCCGCCCTGGCGGCGAACCTCGGCATCGCCGTCACCAAGTTCATCGCGTTCCTGCTGACCGGCTCGTCGTCGATGCTGGCGGAGTCGATCCACTCGGTGGCCGACTCCGGCAACCAGGGTCTGCTGCTGATCGGTGGCCGGCGGGCCAAGCGGGAGGCCACGCCGCAGCATCCGTTCGGCTACGGCCGGGAGCGCTACATCTACGCGTTCATCGTGGCGATCGTGCTGTTCAGCCTCGGTGGCCTGTTCGCGCTCTACGAGGCGTACCACAAGGCGTCCGACCCGCACCCGATCGAGAGCTGGCAGTGGGTGCCGGTGGTGGTGCTGCTCGCGGCGATCGTGATGGAGGGCTTCTCGTTCCGCACCGCGATCAAGGAGTCCAACCTGGTCCGGGGCAAGCAGACCTGGGTCCGGTTCATCCGCCGGGCCAAGGCCCCGGAGCTGCCGGTGGTGCTGCTGGAGGACTTCGGCGCCCTGGTGGGTCTGGTCTTCGCGCTGTTCGGCGTGGGTATGACGCTGGCGACCGGCAACGGCATGTGGGACGCCGCCGGCACCGCGATGATCGGGGTGCTGCTGGTGATCATCGCGATCACGCTGGCCGTCGAGACCAAGAGCCTGCTGCTCGGTGAGGGTGCCGAGCGCAGCGAGCTGGCCAAGATCGAGCAGGCCGTCACCGGCGGCCCGGAGGTCGAGCGGATCATCCACATGAAGACGCTCTACCTCGGCCCGGAGGAGCTGATGGTGGCCGCGAAGATCGCCGTACCGGCGTGCGAGAGCGCCGAGGAGCTGGCCCGGGGCATCAACGCTGTCGAGGCGCGGATCCGCCGCGAGGTGCCGATCGCCCGGGTGATCTACCTGGAGCCGGACATCTACAGCGCGGCGGCGGAGCGGGCGGGCACCGGCCAGGCGGCGGACACCGCCGTGCCGGAGGCGGCGACCGAGCACGCCGGCGGGACCGAGGTGACGGCCGACGAGGTGGCCGGCCGGCCCGGGAGCTGA
- a CDS encoding SIS domain-containing protein, with product MMDGTAGVSGHRHADEALLDDPAQLGERDPGGMLRFTASAGAQVRESAALAAEANLSVLADDGRPRAVVIAGIGTAGRTGDVLATVAGPRCPVPVIPHRSAGVPGWVGAADVVIAVSASGRSPEALGAAEAAHRRGARLVAVGAPDSQLQSVAERARAPFIPVPRRAPARASLWALTVPVLLAARTLGLVKVNEADLAETAARLDADADRCRPTAESFVNPAKSLALGLAGSIPIVWGSSPLATVAARRFGDTLSANSRYPVVSGALGEAGRGRVGLLDGVFGGLAEGERDIFADPDDSDPEGIRLRLVLLRDGGLNADDDTDEPLAVEERRADAVQTLAERRGVRCDVVTAEGGSALERLASLVAVPDFASIYLALAHGLDPMAVPAITEMKELANQ from the coding sequence GTGATGGACGGTACGGCCGGGGTGAGCGGGCACCGGCACGCGGACGAGGCCCTGTTGGACGATCCGGCGCAGCTCGGCGAGCGGGATCCGGGCGGGATGCTGCGGTTCACCGCCTCCGCCGGCGCCCAGGTGCGCGAGTCGGCGGCGTTGGCCGCCGAGGCGAACCTGTCCGTGCTGGCCGACGACGGGCGACCCCGTGCGGTGGTCATCGCCGGCATCGGCACCGCCGGGCGTACCGGTGACGTGCTGGCCACGGTCGCCGGGCCGCGCTGCCCGGTGCCGGTCATCCCGCACCGCAGCGCCGGCGTGCCCGGCTGGGTGGGCGCGGCGGACGTGGTCATCGCGGTGAGTGCCTCCGGCCGTAGCCCGGAGGCGTTGGGCGCGGCCGAGGCGGCGCACCGGCGCGGGGCCCGGCTGGTCGCGGTCGGCGCTCCGGACTCGCAACTCCAGTCGGTGGCCGAGCGGGCCCGCGCGCCGTTCATCCCGGTGCCGCGGCGTGCACCGGCCCGGGCCAGCCTGTGGGCGCTCACCGTGCCGGTCCTGCTCGCCGCCCGTACGCTCGGCCTCGTGAAGGTCAACGAGGCGGATCTGGCCGAGACGGCGGCCCGGCTGGACGCCGACGCCGACCGGTGCCGGCCGACCGCCGAGTCCTTCGTGAATCCGGCGAAGTCGCTCGCGCTGGGGCTGGCCGGGTCGATCCCGATCGTCTGGGGCTCGTCCCCGCTGGCCACCGTGGCCGCCCGCCGGTTCGGTGACACGCTCTCCGCGAACTCCCGCTACCCGGTGGTGAGCGGTGCGCTGGGCGAGGCCGGCCGGGGCCGGGTGGGGCTGCTCGACGGCGTTTTCGGCGGGCTGGCCGAGGGCGAGCGGGACATCTTCGCCGACCCCGACGACTCCGACCCGGAGGGCATCCGGCTGCGGCTGGTGCTGTTGCGCGACGGCGGCCTCAACGCCGACGACGACACCGACGAGCCGCTGGCGGTGGAGGAGCGCCGCGCGGACGCGGTGCAGACGCTCGCGGAGCGGCGCGGGGTGCGCTGCGACGTGGTGACCGCCGAGGGCGGCTCCGCGCTGGAGCGGCTCGCGTCGCTGGTGGCGGTGCCGGACTTCGCCTCGATCTACCTCGCTTTGGCACACGGGTTGGACCCGATGGCGGTTCCGGCCATCACGGAAATGAAGGAGCTGGCAAACCAGTGA
- a CDS encoding Trm112 family protein, giving the protein MALDPQLLEILACPDTHHAPLDYDPQAQTLTCTECGRVFEVRDDVPVLLLDEARGGPAADDARGGSSR; this is encoded by the coding sequence GTGGCCCTGGACCCGCAGTTGCTCGAGATCCTCGCCTGCCCGGACACACACCACGCCCCGCTCGACTACGACCCGCAGGCGCAGACGTTGACCTGCACCGAGTGCGGTCGCGTCTTCGAGGTCCGGGACGACGTCCCGGTGCTGCTCCTGGACGAGGCGCGTGGCGGGCCGGCGGCCGACGACGCGCGGGGCGGGTCGTCGCGGTGA
- the nfi gene encoding deoxyribonuclease V (cleaves DNA at apurinic or apyrimidinic sites) — MAEGLPYRPPADAAEALRVQEELRARVDLVGPGPSAPATVAGLDVAYAESGDRLAAAVTVLDAATLTVVDEAVCVGRPAFPYVPGLFAFREMPALLTALERLTVRPELLVCDGHGVAHPRRFGLACHLGLVTGLPTIGVGKTPLVGSWAGPGPRRGDRADLRDGEEVVGRVLRTRDGVRPVFVSVGHRIGLDEAVERVLALTPRYRLPETTRTADQLCRRALAADGDRG; from the coding sequence CTGGCGGAGGGGCTCCCGTACCGGCCGCCGGCCGACGCGGCGGAGGCGCTGCGCGTACAGGAGGAGTTGCGGGCCCGGGTCGACCTGGTCGGGCCCGGTCCGAGTGCGCCCGCGACGGTGGCCGGGCTGGACGTCGCGTACGCGGAGAGCGGTGACCGGCTCGCGGCGGCCGTCACGGTGTTGGACGCGGCCACCCTGACCGTGGTGGACGAGGCGGTGTGCGTGGGGCGGCCGGCGTTCCCGTACGTGCCGGGGTTGTTCGCCTTCCGGGAGATGCCGGCGCTGCTCACCGCGCTGGAGCGGCTGACCGTCCGCCCGGAGCTGCTGGTGTGCGACGGGCACGGGGTGGCGCATCCGCGCCGGTTCGGGCTGGCCTGTCACCTGGGTCTGGTGACCGGGCTGCCGACGATCGGGGTGGGCAAGACGCCGCTGGTCGGTTCGTGGGCCGGGCCGGGCCCGCGGCGCGGCGACCGGGCCGACCTGCGTGACGGGGAGGAGGTGGTGGGGCGGGTGCTGCGTACCCGGGACGGGGTCCGGCCGGTCTTCGTCAGTGTCGGGCACCGGATCGGGTTGGACGAGGCGGTGGAGCGGGTACTGGCTCTGACGCCCCGGTACCGGCTGCCGGAGACCACCCGGACGGCCGACCAGCTCTGCCGTCGGGCCCTCGCGGCGGACGGCGACCGGGGCTGA